In Pseudomonadota bacterium, a genomic segment contains:
- a CDS encoding efflux RND transporter periplasmic adaptor subunit, translated as MQTKYRSKLIVTVGILIFSLMVNGCGKSEKPPQGGAPEVATVTISTQQIVLTTELPGRTSAYLLAEVRPQVSGIIQKRLFTEGVDVKAGEVLYQIDPAPYQATLDNAKGALGRAEANLPAIRLKFERYRDLLPDKAVSQQDYDDTTAALKQAEADVQYWKATVESARINLGYTRVTAPIPGRSGKSNVTVGAMVTAYQPLALATIQQLDPMYVDVPQSTTELQRLKRSMDEGHLNQNGEKQKKVRLILEDGTSYPLEGTLQFRDITVEPTTGSVILRVVVPNPKGVLLPGMFVRALVKEGINEQTILVPQQAVSRDPKGNPVTLIVDTESKVQQRMLTVDRAIGDKWLVTAGLKPGDRVIVEGVQKVRPGASVKVVPFDAGQPPAKAN; from the coding sequence ATGCAAACCAAGTATAGAAGCAAACTCATTGTCACTGTAGGAATTCTCATCTTCAGTCTGATGGTGAACGGTTGCGGAAAGTCAGAGAAACCGCCGCAGGGCGGCGCCCCGGAGGTTGCCACAGTAACAATATCGACTCAGCAGATCGTGCTGACCACCGAATTGCCCGGACGAACGTCCGCCTACCTCCTTGCGGAAGTAAGACCTCAGGTGAGTGGCATCATTCAGAAACGACTCTTTACGGAAGGCGTTGACGTCAAGGCAGGTGAGGTCCTTTATCAAATCGATCCGGCACCCTATCAGGCAACCCTCGACAATGCAAAGGGTGCCCTCGGGAGGGCTGAGGCCAATCTGCCCGCGATCCGATTGAAATTCGAGCGCTACAGGGACCTGCTTCCCGATAAAGCAGTTAGCCAGCAGGATTACGACGATACGACCGCCGCTTTGAAACAAGCCGAGGCTGATGTTCAGTATTGGAAAGCGACGGTTGAGTCGGCCCGTATCAATCTGGGGTATACTCGTGTCACCGCACCCATCCCCGGTCGCAGCGGCAAATCCAACGTAACGGTCGGTGCTATGGTGACAGCGTATCAGCCCCTGGCTTTGGCAACTATTCAACAACTGGACCCCATGTACGTGGATGTGCCTCAATCCACCACAGAATTGCAGCGATTGAAGCGCAGTATGGACGAAGGCCACCTTAATCAAAACGGAGAGAAACAGAAGAAAGTCAGGCTCATCCTGGAAGACGGGACGTCGTATCCTCTGGAAGGTACGCTTCAATTCCGGGATATCACGGTGGAACCGACGACCGGTTCCGTCATCCTTCGGGTGGTCGTGCCAAATCCGAAAGGGGTGCTCCTACCGGGCATGTTTGTCCGGGCGCTGGTGAAAGAAGGTATCAACGAACAGACCATCCTGGTCCCTCAGCAGGCAGTGTCACGCGACCCGAAGGGGAATCCGGTCACCCTGATTGTGGACACTGAGAGTAAAGTCCAGCAGCGGATGCTCACGGTCGATCGTGCCATCGGAGACAAATGGCTCGTCACCGCAGGCCTTAAACCTGGTGATCGGGTGATCGTCGAGGGGGTCCAAAAAGTGCGGCCCGGCGCTTCCGTAAAGGTTGTTCCTTTTGATGCCGGCCAACCGCCTGCAAAAGCGAATTAA
- a CDS encoding TetR/AcrR family transcriptional regulator → MSSRVSSYDAIVDAAEAVVIEAGASHMTLDAVAAKAGVSKGGLLYHFPTKVALLEAMISRRIKIREESRKRACKELPDGPTREVKGYVLSVLFRDQSTDRIGAPILAALAHNPKLVEPVREAIRKLYAGFISSGAKFEQAAIIALAADGLWLQEILSISPFSKEQRNNVIEELLRLADEEIK, encoded by the coding sequence ATGAGTTCGCGAGTAAGTTCATATGACGCTATTGTTGATGCTGCAGAGGCTGTTGTTATAGAAGCCGGCGCATCCCACATGACACTTGATGCGGTGGCCGCGAAAGCAGGTGTCAGCAAGGGTGGGCTCCTCTACCACTTTCCGACAAAAGTGGCACTCCTTGAAGCCATGATTTCCCGACGAATAAAGATTCGTGAAGAATCACGAAAAAGGGCTTGTAAAGAACTCCCGGATGGGCCGACACGGGAAGTCAAAGGGTATGTGCTCTCAGTTCTGTTCCGTGACCAGAGTACTGATCGTATAGGCGCCCCCATCCTTGCCGCTCTCGCACACAATCCCAAGCTTGTAGAGCCTGTTCGAGAAGCCATCCGGAAACTCTATGCGGGATTTATATCATCTGGCGCCAAATTTGAGCAGGCTGCTATCATTGCACTTGCCGCAGATGGTCTCTGGCTGCAGGAGATTCTGTCCATATCACCTTTCAGCAAAGAGCAACGCAACAACGTCATAGAAGAATTATTGAGGCTCGCGGACGAGGAAATAAAATGA